A part of Thermocrinis albus DSM 14484 genomic DNA contains:
- the trpB gene encoding tryptophan synthase subunit beta produces the protein MKKLPDERGYFGEFGGRFVPETLMYALEQLEEAYTKVKEDPTFWQELENYLHHYAGRPTPLYLAENLTRYAGGAKIYIKREDLLHTGAHKINNTLGQVLLTKRMGKKRVIAETGAGQHGVATATACALMGLECVIYMGEEDAQRQRLNLFRMELLGAKVHIVRSGSRTLKDAINEALRDWVTNVDTTHYVIGSVVGPHPFPMMVRDFQSVIGKEVKEQILRAEGRLPDAVVACVGGGSNAMGIFYPFVEHPEVKLIGVEAGGMGLHTGQHAASINGGSVGVLHGMKSYFLQDEEGQILPTHSVSAGLDYPGVGPEHAYLFQSGRAIYLTATDEEALEGFKLLARLEGIIPALEPAHAVLKTVEIAREIGKGGIVVLNLSGRGDKDIQHVIELLHGSAT, from the coding sequence ATGAAGAAACTTCCCGATGAGAGAGGATACTTCGGTGAGTTTGGTGGAAGGTTTGTTCCAGAAACCCTCATGTACGCTCTGGAGCAGCTGGAAGAAGCCTACACAAAGGTAAAAGAAGATCCCACCTTCTGGCAGGAGCTGGAAAACTACCTTCATCACTACGCAGGAAGACCTACACCCCTTTACTTGGCTGAGAATCTAACCCGTTACGCAGGTGGTGCCAAGATCTACATAAAGAGAGAGGATCTTCTCCACACGGGAGCCCACAAAATCAACAACACCTTAGGTCAGGTACTCCTCACCAAAAGGATGGGTAAGAAAAGGGTCATAGCGGAGACAGGTGCGGGACAACACGGTGTTGCCACCGCTACAGCCTGTGCCCTTATGGGTCTTGAGTGTGTCATCTACATGGGCGAGGAGGACGCTCAGAGACAGAGACTTAACCTCTTCAGAATGGAGCTTTTGGGTGCCAAGGTACACATAGTGAGGAGTGGTAGCAGGACCCTCAAGGACGCTATAAACGAAGCTCTCAGAGACTGGGTCACCAACGTGGATACCACCCACTACGTGATAGGATCCGTGGTGGGTCCTCATCCCTTTCCCATGATGGTGAGAGATTTTCAGAGTGTGATAGGTAAAGAAGTAAAGGAGCAGATCTTACGTGCGGAAGGAAGGCTTCCCGATGCTGTGGTGGCCTGTGTGGGTGGTGGCTCCAACGCTATGGGTATCTTTTACCCCTTCGTAGAACATCCGGAAGTCAAACTGATAGGTGTAGAAGCAGGTGGTATGGGTCTCCATACGGGCCAACATGCAGCATCTATAAACGGTGGCTCCGTGGGTGTTCTTCATGGTATGAAATCTTACTTCCTGCAGGACGAGGAAGGCCAGATACTACCCACCCATTCCGTGTCGGCGGGACTAGACTATCCCGGAGTAGGGCCAGAACACGCCTACCTTTTTCAATCAGGTAGGGCCATATACCTCACAGCCACTGATGAGGAAGCACTGGAGGGCTTTAAGCTTCTGGCCAGACTGGAGGGTATAATACCCGCTCTTGAGCCTGCTCACGCCGTTCTGAAAACAGTAGAGATAGCAAGGGAGATAGGGAAAGGTGGCATCGTGGTTCTAAACCTCTCCGGGAGAGGTGATAAGGACATACAGCACGTTATCGAGCTTTTGCATGGCTCAGCTACCTAG
- the speE gene encoding polyamine aminopropyltransferase, whose protein sequence is MTDVFFMERDPYAPIRHCYPVSKVLYHGKSPYQEIMVVESPHFGKVLILDGVAQCDERFEFIYHEFMAHVPLYAHPNPQDVLIIGGGDGGVLREVLKHPEVKRAVLVDIDKEVIEVSKKFLPTMACSFDDPRAIVINEDGYKYIQDYEGEFDVIIVDSTDPVGFAHVLTTEEFFKYVYRALKEDGIYVGQTESIHYHVEIVRRVQKALRKVFPIVDLYTAVIPGYAGYWWTMSIASKKYPVREPSREVTVSTKLYSADMHRYAFLPESFYQRILNGDYSF, encoded by the coding sequence ATGACGGACGTGTTCTTTATGGAGAGGGATCCTTACGCACCCATAAGACACTGCTATCCTGTGTCTAAAGTCCTTTACCATGGCAAGAGCCCCTATCAGGAAATCATGGTGGTGGAGTCCCCCCACTTTGGAAAGGTGTTGATACTGGACGGTGTAGCTCAGTGTGACGAACGGTTTGAGTTCATCTATCACGAATTCATGGCCCACGTACCCCTTTACGCGCACCCCAATCCCCAAGATGTCCTCATCATAGGAGGTGGTGATGGTGGCGTTCTGAGGGAAGTTCTCAAACATCCTGAGGTGAAGAGGGCGGTTCTGGTAGACATAGACAAGGAGGTGATAGAGGTGTCCAAAAAGTTCCTTCCCACCATGGCGTGCAGTTTTGACGATCCTAGGGCTATAGTCATCAACGAAGACGGCTACAAGTACATACAGGATTACGAAGGTGAGTTTGACGTGATAATAGTGGACTCTACGGACCCAGTAGGCTTCGCTCACGTGCTTACCACCGAAGAGTTCTTCAAGTACGTGTACAGAGCCCTTAAGGAGGACGGTATATACGTAGGTCAGACAGAATCCATACATTACCACGTGGAGATAGTGAGGAGAGTACAGAAGGCTCTACGGAAGGTTTTCCCCATAGTGGATCTCTACACGGCCGTCATACCAGGTTACGCAGGCTACTGGTGGACTATGTCCATAGCCTCCAAGAAGTACCCTGTACGAGAACCTTCCAGAGAAGTTACCGTTTCCACAAAACTTTACAGTGCTGACATGCATAGGTATGCCTTCCTTCCCGAAAGCTTTTACCAGAGAATTCTGAATGGTGATTACTCTTTCTGA
- a CDS encoding ribonuclease HIII: MNLTLKIPEELSEDLLSYLRGFGLKEAWVRGAVWSLQGEGVKVSYFPSGVVLIQGKGAERIRDLLLEKLGGLEGPVVGCDESGKGDVFGPLVVCCAVVKPENYLKLVQVAPRDGKSLTPQQIAKKFSLMQDLVDIRCRIMPPEELNALYKDMPNMNRVLTYLYKELLKEVPCQYPIVVDAYASRNPFGPKVTFVPKGEKNIAVACASIAARYHFLQWLQREGLPAGSSAKAMQEAHRILREDPERARRTIKLFFLQKE; the protein is encoded by the coding sequence ATGAACCTGACCCTTAAGATACCGGAGGAACTGTCGGAGGATCTGCTGTCTTATCTGAGGGGTTTTGGTCTAAAGGAAGCATGGGTGAGAGGCGCTGTTTGGTCTTTGCAAGGTGAAGGTGTCAAAGTTTCCTACTTTCCCAGCGGGGTAGTGCTGATACAGGGCAAGGGGGCGGAAAGGATAAGGGACCTTCTCCTCGAGAAATTGGGGGGTTTAGAGGGTCCTGTTGTGGGTTGTGATGAGTCGGGCAAGGGGGACGTTTTCGGGCCTTTGGTGGTGTGCTGTGCTGTGGTCAAACCGGAGAACTATCTAAAGCTGGTACAGGTAGCTCCCAGAGATGGAAAATCCCTTACACCCCAGCAGATAGCCAAAAAATTTTCCTTGATGCAAGATCTGGTGGATATAAGGTGTAGAATAATGCCACCGGAGGAGCTCAACGCCTTGTACAAGGACATGCCCAACATGAACAGGGTGCTAACCTACCTTTACAAAGAGTTACTAAAAGAGGTCCCCTGCCAGTATCCTATAGTGGTGGATGCCTATGCCTCCCGTAACCCTTTCGGACCTAAGGTCACCTTTGTTCCAAAAGGAGAGAAGAACATAGCGGTTGCCTGTGCCTCCATAGCTGCCAGATATCACTTCCTCCAATGGCTACAACGGGAAGGTTTACCTGCCGGAAGCTCTGCTAAAGCTATGCAAGAAGCCCACCGTATACTGAGGGAGGATCCTGAGAGAGCCAGAAGGACCATTAAACTCTTCTTCCTTCAGAAAGAGTAA
- a CDS encoding TonB-dependent receptor, which yields MKGRVFLLTLALYSLGQAQEILLKELEVRAKKTHFQDSLEIREVRESSAKDVGEAVQKLEGIWKIRKGGIANDPVLRGFYRDNINVLIDGVRIYGACPNRMDPPAFHVDFSEVKKIEVIKGPYDVRNQGSMAGLIEIITKEPEKGFHLQLNASAGSFNFINLSPVISYADDRFFGLAGYSYKYSKPYKDGDGKKFTEYTNYKPQFMNSKAFEINTYWIKMGFKPVEKHSLELSYTKQDARHVLYPYLMMDAIYDKTDRFNIGYRIDNISDTLKDLRFQFYYNKVDHWMDDRYRTSAGSNLWSMATDAQTKTYGGRLEASFGSLLVGLEAYKRNWDAVNYMGMDTQYIVPDVDVKNLGIYGEYRKSVTPKLRAVVGLRLDTTKTEADGSKANINLYKTYKNTTSTSKTDTYPSGNVQLFYTFSPQWELFLGVGHAVRVPDPQERYFALKRMNAPDWVGNPELKPSRNTQVDLGIRYNNGRIHSKLTLFYSYVQDYITLHKVVGPIKSAMSYTNVDAYFFGGELENRVALTDKIFFYGGLSYVQARKETDPSKNILSSRVAEIPPARVRLSLRYDTGMYFGEVETILSATQYRVDTDLKEQRTSGYGVVNVKVGGSYRGLTLTAGVDNLFDKKYYDYLSYLRNPFKAGVKVPEPGRTFYVSANYTF from the coding sequence ATGAAAGGGAGAGTGTTTCTACTTACCCTCGCTCTCTACTCGCTGGGTCAAGCCCAGGAGATTCTCCTTAAGGAACTGGAGGTGAGGGCCAAGAAAACTCACTTCCAAGACAGCCTAGAAATAAGGGAGGTAAGGGAAAGTTCTGCCAAAGACGTGGGAGAAGCTGTCCAAAAACTGGAAGGTATTTGGAAGATAAGAAAGGGAGGGATAGCCAACGATCCCGTTCTCAGAGGCTTTTACAGGGATAACATCAACGTCCTGATAGACGGTGTTAGGATTTACGGAGCGTGTCCCAACAGGATGGATCCTCCCGCCTTCCATGTAGATTTCTCTGAGGTGAAGAAAATAGAAGTCATAAAGGGTCCCTACGATGTTAGAAATCAAGGATCTATGGCTGGTCTCATTGAGATTATTACCAAAGAACCCGAGAAAGGCTTTCACCTTCAACTCAACGCCAGCGCAGGTTCCTTTAACTTCATAAACCTCTCTCCAGTTATATCCTACGCGGACGATAGGTTCTTCGGTCTTGCAGGATACTCTTACAAGTACTCCAAACCCTACAAAGACGGAGATGGTAAGAAGTTTACTGAATACACCAATTACAAACCTCAGTTCATGAACTCTAAAGCCTTTGAGATAAACACCTACTGGATTAAGATGGGCTTTAAACCTGTGGAAAAACACTCCCTGGAACTATCTTACACCAAGCAAGATGCAAGACACGTTCTGTATCCGTACCTCATGATGGATGCCATCTACGACAAAACAGACAGGTTTAACATAGGCTACCGTATAGATAACATATCCGATACCTTGAAAGACCTGAGATTTCAGTTCTACTACAACAAGGTGGATCACTGGATGGACGACAGGTACAGAACATCCGCCGGCAGTAACCTCTGGTCCATGGCTACTGATGCCCAAACAAAAACCTACGGTGGTAGGTTAGAGGCATCCTTTGGTTCTCTTCTGGTAGGCTTGGAGGCCTACAAAAGAAACTGGGATGCCGTCAATTACATGGGTATGGACACCCAGTACATAGTTCCCGACGTGGATGTAAAGAACTTAGGTATTTACGGTGAGTACAGAAAGAGTGTAACTCCCAAACTCAGGGCGGTGGTGGGGCTTCGTCTTGACACCACCAAGACAGAGGCAGATGGGTCAAAAGCCAACATCAACCTCTACAAAACCTACAAAAATACTACCAGCACCTCCAAAACTGACACGTACCCCTCCGGCAACGTACAGCTCTTTTACACCTTCTCACCTCAATGGGAGCTCTTCTTAGGTGTAGGTCATGCGGTAAGAGTACCCGATCCACAGGAAAGATACTTTGCTCTGAAGAGGATGAACGCCCCAGACTGGGTGGGCAACCCTGAACTTAAACCTTCCCGTAACACCCAGGTAGATTTAGGTATACGCTACAACAACGGCAGGATACACTCTAAGCTCACCCTCTTTTACAGCTACGTGCAAGATTACATAACCCTTCACAAAGTGGTAGGGCCCATTAAAAGTGCTATGTCCTACACCAATGTGGATGCCTACTTCTTTGGCGGAGAACTAGAGAACCGTGTGGCTCTCACCGACAAAATCTTCTTCTACGGTGGACTCTCTTACGTACAAGCAAGGAAGGAAACCGATCCCAGCAAGAACATACTTAGCTCCCGAGTGGCCGAGATTCCACCCGCCAGGGTAAGACTGTCCCTTAGGTACGACACAGGTATGTACTTCGGAGAGGTGGAAACCATTCTATCCGCCACCCAGTACAGGGTGGACACAGATTTGAAGGAACAGAGAACCTCCGGCTACGGCGTGGTGAACGTAAAAGTAGGTGGCAGTTACAGAGGACTTACCTTAACGGCGGGTGTGGATAACCTCTTTGACAAAAAGTACTATGACTATCTCTCTTATCTGAGAAATCCCTTCAAAGCAGGTGTTAAGGTACCGGAACCTGGAAGGACCTTTTACGTGAGTGCCAACTACACTTTCTAA
- a CDS encoding energy transducer TonB, whose amino-acid sequence MISRGALLLSAVAHALVLVHLHLTPPLPQTAPEGRVLLVNLTDLQQVSAPAKAFPKSAHKERRSSVRSLTPSSVKSDHQTPSAQKEFQVSQGNQTPAAAVTEKEASKSESVAEEPPKRVFSPEEAGEEYLKNYGQLVRDAVARYLSYPPLAKRMGWEGKVILRIVLDKEGKLLDLTIQKSSGYQLLDQAALEAVERAHSFFPKPGIKVVILLPVAFRLE is encoded by the coding sequence ATGATTTCACGAGGTGCCCTTTTATTGAGTGCTGTGGCCCATGCCCTCGTGCTTGTCCATCTTCACCTCACCCCTCCCCTTCCTCAGACCGCTCCGGAGGGGAGGGTGCTTTTGGTAAACTTGACAGACCTTCAGCAGGTCTCGGCTCCCGCAAAAGCCTTTCCAAAAAGTGCCCATAAAGAAAGGAGATCCTCAGTAAGAAGTCTGACCCCCTCTTCGGTAAAAAGCGACCACCAAACTCCCTCCGCCCAAAAGGAGTTTCAGGTATCCCAAGGAAATCAAACACCTGCCGCAGCAGTAACAGAGAAGGAAGCATCCAAAAGTGAGAGTGTGGCAGAGGAGCCACCCAAGAGGGTTTTTTCCCCCGAAGAGGCTGGAGAGGAGTATCTTAAGAACTACGGTCAGCTGGTAAGGGATGCTGTGGCCAGATACCTCTCTTACCCACCTTTAGCCAAGAGGATGGGATGGGAGGGTAAGGTCATCCTGAGGATAGTGCTGGACAAGGAAGGCAAGCTTCTTGACCTGACAATACAGAAAAGTTCCGGTTACCAGCTGCTGGATCAGGCAGCCTTAGAGGCTGTAGAAAGAGCCCACTCTTTTTTCCCTAAGCCGGGTATAAAAGTGGTTATTCTTTTACCTGTGGCCTTCCGTTTAGAATAA
- the rpsF gene encoding 30S ribosomal protein S6, whose protein sequence is MARRYYETVRHYESVVVFKPTLSEEEVQRRLQEVREFITKKGGQILEEQDWGLKQLAYPINRFQHGRYYLFLIRSENPELPNELDFFYKINDDVIRWLNIKVKRQTEKAHAQ, encoded by the coding sequence ATGGCGAGAAGGTACTACGAGACGGTAAGACATTACGAGAGTGTGGTGGTTTTCAAACCTACCCTCAGCGAGGAGGAGGTGCAAAGACGTCTCCAGGAAGTGAGAGAGTTCATCACCAAGAAGGGTGGCCAGATCCTTGAGGAGCAAGACTGGGGCCTAAAGCAGCTTGCCTATCCCATAAACAGGTTCCAGCACGGTAGGTACTACCTCTTTTTGATAAGATCCGAAAATCCGGAGCTACCCAACGAACTGGACTTCTTCTACAAGATCAACGATGATGTGATAAGGTGGCTCAACATCAAGGTAAAGAGACAAACGGAGAAAGCTCATGCTCAATAA
- the ssb gene encoding single-stranded DNA-binding protein, with the protein MLNKVIIIGTLVRDPQIRYLPSGTQLLEFSIVWSRRYQVEDQVREESHFFDVKAYGKLAEKLSVKLFKGYTVVVEGRLAQEKWQDKEGNPRSKVRIVAETVRILRKPRIEGPVEEESVPEEDMAGTDTPFMSQDDEIPF; encoded by the coding sequence ATGCTCAATAAAGTCATCATCATAGGTACTCTCGTGAGGGATCCCCAGATAAGGTATCTTCCTTCGGGTACACAACTTTTGGAGTTCTCTATAGTCTGGAGCAGAAGGTACCAGGTGGAAGATCAGGTAAGGGAGGAGTCCCATTTTTTTGATGTGAAGGCTTACGGCAAACTGGCCGAAAAGCTCTCCGTCAAACTCTTCAAAGGTTACACGGTGGTGGTAGAGGGAAGGCTGGCTCAAGAGAAGTGGCAGGACAAAGAAGGAAACCCTAGGAGCAAGGTGAGGATAGTGGCAGAGACGGTTCGTATCCTCAGAAAACCACGTATTGAAGGTCCTGTAGAGGAAGAGAGTGTGCCTGAAGAAGACATGGCGGGGACAGACACACCTTTCATGTCCCAAGATGATGAGATACCCTTTTAA
- the rpsR gene encoding 30S ribosomal protein S18: protein MEVKKSKKVCYFCDQKKDPSYKNYQELAQFLSERGKIIGRRQNNLCAKHQRILAREIKRARQLALLPYVVM, encoded by the coding sequence ATGGAGGTGAAGAAGAGTAAGAAGGTGTGTTACTTCTGTGACCAAAAGAAGGATCCCAGCTACAAAAACTACCAGGAGCTGGCTCAGTTTCTCTCCGAAAGGGGTAAGATCATAGGCAGGAGGCAGAACAATCTCTGTGCCAAACATCAGCGTATACTGGCTCGTGAAATAAAGAGGGCCAGACAGCTGGCCTTACTTCCCTATGTGGTGATGTAA
- the rplI gene encoding 50S ribosomal protein L9, whose protein sequence is MKVILLQDLEGYGTFGDVVNVKDGFARNYLIPRGIAIPVTEGNLRHIQHILTQKARKLQKEKEKALELARKLEGAMVEVFKQVGEKGKLYGSVTASDIAEALSQKGFSVDRKKILLRTPIKDIGVHTVQIKLHPEVVVNIKVDVKPAE, encoded by the coding sequence ATGAAGGTGATACTGCTTCAGGACTTGGAAGGTTACGGCACTTTCGGTGACGTGGTGAACGTAAAGGACGGTTTTGCCAGAAACTATCTTATCCCGAGAGGTATAGCCATACCTGTCACAGAGGGAAACCTGCGCCACATACAGCACATACTGACCCAAAAGGCTCGCAAGCTTCAGAAGGAGAAGGAAAAGGCTCTGGAACTGGCCAGAAAGCTGGAGGGCGCAATGGTAGAAGTTTTCAAACAGGTAGGAGAGAAGGGCAAACTCTACGGTTCCGTCACAGCCTCCGACATAGCGGAAGCTCTGTCTCAAAAAGGTTTCTCTGTTGACAGAAAGAAGATCCTTCTTAGGACACCCATAAAGGATATAGGTGTACACACTGTCCAGATAAAGCTCCATCCTGAGGTGGTGGTCAACATAAAGGTAGACGTGAAACCTGCGGAGTGA
- a CDS encoding aldo/keto reductase: MLYRDFLGFRLSELGIGTYLGNPDRETSEGYKKVLLKGLELGINVVDTAIVYRYMKSERDIGEVLATVGREKFFVSTKGGYLPYDIEAGVDPREYFYETFVRKGLIEEEDLTGHSLKVSFIDWCFHKSLENLRTSYIDVYFLHNPEEQLQYTDRDTFYKKIEECFEYLEHQRKAGKLRFYGLATWHGLRVPPHQRDYIDMSRILQIAHRVGGEDHGMRFVQLPYNLGMTEAFTLKNQFLNGREVSLLEFCKEAGIYVYTSASIFQGRVVGRVPQWLRDFFGVEKDVHAALQFVRSTPGVGTALVGMSKPHHLEENFKIFEREPVDTDRFLSLFERK, from the coding sequence GTGTTATACAGAGATTTTCTGGGTTTTAGGCTTTCGGAACTGGGAATAGGCACCTATCTGGGAAACCCCGATAGAGAGACATCGGAAGGCTACAAGAAGGTCCTTCTGAAGGGCCTGGAGCTCGGCATAAACGTAGTGGACACCGCTATAGTCTACAGATACATGAAGAGTGAAAGGGACATAGGAGAAGTTCTTGCCACGGTGGGGAGGGAGAAGTTCTTTGTCTCCACCAAAGGGGGATACCTCCCTTACGACATAGAGGCGGGGGTAGACCCAAGGGAGTACTTTTACGAAACCTTTGTGAGGAAGGGGCTGATAGAAGAGGAAGATCTCACCGGGCACTCCCTCAAGGTATCTTTCATAGACTGGTGTTTTCACAAAAGTCTGGAGAATCTAAGGACTTCTTACATAGACGTTTACTTCCTTCACAATCCGGAAGAGCAGCTTCAGTATACCGACAGAGATACCTTTTACAAAAAGATAGAGGAGTGTTTTGAGTATCTGGAACATCAGAGAAAGGCAGGAAAGTTGCGCTTTTACGGACTTGCCACGTGGCATGGTCTTAGGGTCCCACCTCATCAAAGAGACTACATAGATATGAGCAGGATTTTGCAGATAGCTCACCGTGTTGGAGGAGAGGATCATGGTATGCGTTTTGTTCAGCTTCCTTACAACCTGGGTATGACAGAAGCCTTCACCCTCAAGAATCAGTTCCTCAACGGGAGGGAAGTGTCCCTTCTGGAGTTCTGTAAAGAGGCCGGTATATACGTTTACACCAGTGCATCCATCTTCCAGGGTAGAGTAGTGGGGAGGGTACCTCAGTGGCTAAGAGACTTTTTCGGTGTTGAGAAGGATGTACACGCGGCTCTGCAGTTTGTTAGAAGTACACCAGGGGTGGGCACAGCGCTCGTGGGTATGAGTAAGCCCCACCACCTGGAAGAAAACTTTAAGATCTTTGAGAGGGAGCCCGTGGACACGGACCGCTTCCTTTCCCTCTTTGAAAGGAAGTGA
- the dnaA gene encoding chromosomal replication initiator protein DnaA yields MERLEFLPFVEKQDRFAAGVFRQFLIQEEGDMVLIVTPTEEYKEWVYAYIKTRLKDYPKKVVVKSAQQDQVKDNINPRYTFENFVVGPSNQLAYKVCLEVAENPGRSFSPLFLYGSVGLGKTHLLHAIGNRAKTKGYRAMYSSINDFSEEMVKALKEGKIEKFREKYINVDILLLDDVQFLAGKERTQMELFRVFEKLQTFEKQIVLVSDRHPKDLKDVPDRLVSRFESGLLLEIGLDDETRISVIKKKLMEYGFSPEDSVVSYVAENTGYNVREIEGFIRTMKILGEVPKPVRRDQRSIETVVRYVAKNFKVDPELLRTDSKDRKVVSARQIAMYLCKTLLGSSYTEISRYFGKKDHTSALYAIKKVEEKRRTDRKFHHMLKFLEDGLRKHLS; encoded by the coding sequence ATGGAGAGGTTGGAGTTCTTACCCTTCGTGGAAAAACAAGATAGGTTTGCGGCGGGAGTGTTCCGTCAGTTCCTCATCCAAGAGGAAGGGGACATGGTGCTGATAGTAACACCCACGGAGGAGTACAAGGAGTGGGTTTACGCCTACATAAAGACGAGGCTCAAGGATTATCCCAAAAAAGTGGTGGTCAAATCGGCCCAGCAGGATCAGGTAAAGGACAACATAAATCCCCGTTACACCTTTGAAAACTTTGTGGTGGGGCCTTCCAACCAACTGGCCTACAAGGTATGCTTGGAGGTGGCAGAAAACCCAGGTAGATCCTTCAGTCCTCTCTTTCTGTACGGTAGCGTAGGTCTGGGTAAAACCCATCTGCTCCACGCTATAGGTAACAGGGCCAAGACCAAAGGTTACAGAGCTATGTACAGCTCCATAAACGATTTTTCCGAAGAGATGGTAAAGGCTCTCAAAGAAGGGAAGATAGAGAAGTTCAGGGAGAAGTACATAAATGTAGACATACTTCTTCTGGATGATGTGCAGTTTTTGGCGGGCAAAGAGAGAACCCAGATGGAACTATTCCGTGTTTTTGAGAAACTACAGACTTTTGAAAAGCAGATAGTCTTGGTGAGTGACAGACATCCCAAAGATCTCAAGGATGTACCTGACAGACTGGTGAGTAGGTTTGAGAGTGGGCTCCTACTGGAGATAGGTCTTGACGATGAAACGCGTATCAGCGTAATAAAGAAAAAACTTATGGAGTACGGCTTTAGTCCCGAAGATAGTGTGGTGAGCTATGTGGCCGAAAACACAGGTTACAACGTCAGAGAGATAGAGGGTTTCATAAGGACTATGAAGATACTGGGTGAAGTACCGAAACCTGTAAGAAGAGATCAGAGAAGTATAGAGACGGTGGTAAGATACGTGGCCAAAAACTTCAAAGTGGATCCAGAACTTCTGCGTACAGATTCTAAGGACAGAAAGGTGGTAAGTGCCCGACAGATAGCTATGTACCTCTGTAAAACCTTGTTGGGATCTTCTTACACAGAGATAAGCAGATACTTTGGTAAGAAAGATCACACATCCGCCCTATATGCCATAAAGAAGGTGGAGGAAAAGCGAAGGACAGACAGGAAGTTTCACCATATGCTAAAGTTCTTAGAGGACGGACTCAGGAAACACCTCTCTTGA
- a CDS encoding cation diffusion facilitator family transporter, giving the protein MERYCKEELIFYTGDQSAKRTLWVLVITLVVMLVEVAAGVMYNSVALLSDGVHMGTHAVAFGIGYLSYYLAKKWAHDKRFSFGVWKVEVLGAYTSAVILGVMALLVLQEAILRLLKPESIAYRQAILVALLGLLVNLLSALLLGGHHQHDHVRRASYLHVLADSFTSVLALVALTVGMKTGWWFLDPLAGVVGFFVIAMWSYDLIKETAFVLLDREMDNPLVQEVIKRIEDDQHSKVRDIHLLRLYHDRFACIVSIDTYVQKDVDYYAQKLADIEEIAHTTFEIRVCSREVFPESVL; this is encoded by the coding sequence ATGGAACGCTACTGCAAGGAGGAGTTGATCTTTTACACGGGGGACCAGTCCGCCAAAAGAACTCTCTGGGTGCTGGTGATAACGCTGGTGGTTATGTTGGTGGAAGTGGCAGCGGGAGTAATGTACAACTCGGTGGCTCTTCTTTCGGACGGTGTCCATATGGGTACCCATGCGGTTGCCTTTGGTATAGGTTATCTCTCTTACTACCTGGCAAAAAAGTGGGCACACGATAAGCGCTTTAGTTTCGGTGTATGGAAGGTGGAGGTTCTGGGTGCTTATACCAGCGCGGTGATACTGGGGGTGATGGCTCTTTTGGTTTTGCAGGAGGCCATCCTCAGACTTTTAAAACCTGAGAGTATAGCATACAGACAAGCCATTTTGGTGGCCCTGCTAGGTCTTTTAGTAAACCTATTGAGTGCCTTACTCCTCGGAGGGCACCACCAACACGACCATGTGAGAAGGGCCTCTTACCTGCACGTCCTGGCAGATAGCTTCACTTCTGTCCTTGCTCTTGTGGCCCTTACGGTGGGGATGAAGACAGGTTGGTGGTTTCTAGACCCTCTGGCCGGTGTGGTAGGTTTTTTTGTCATAGCTATGTGGTCCTATGATCTCATAAAGGAAACAGCCTTTGTACTTTTGGACAGGGAGATGGATAACCCGCTGGTGCAGGAAGTCATAAAGCGTATAGAGGATGATCAACACAGCAAAGTAAGAGATATACACCTCCTGAGGTTGTATCACGACAGATTTGCCTGCATAGTGAGTATAGACACTTACGTACAGAAGGACGTGGACTATTACGCTCAGAAACTGGCCGATATAGAAGAGATAGCTCACACTACTTTTGAGATAAGGGTGTGTTCAAGAGAGGTGTTTCCTGAGTCCGTCCTCTAA